One region of Mucilaginibacter sp. 14171R-50 genomic DNA includes:
- a CDS encoding ClpP family protease, with the protein MNTNEFRKYAVRHRHVQSLHVDRFIAGVNNSRFTGQTPAIMEERQMNITQMDVFSRLMMDRIIFLGTAVDDQVANIIQAQLLFLQSTDAKRDIQIYINSPGGSVYAGLGIYDTMQFISPDVATICTGMAASMAQVLLCAGTKGKRAALPHSRIMMHQPSGGAQGMASDIEIAAVQIAKMKRELYEITAKHTGQDFETVHRLSDRDHWMIAAEALEFGMIDEILGAREKI; encoded by the coding sequence ATGAACACTAATGAGTTCCGCAAATACGCGGTGAGGCATCGCCATGTCCAAAGTTTACATGTAGACAGGTTTATAGCCGGGGTAAATAACAGCCGCTTTACCGGTCAAACTCCCGCCATTATGGAAGAGCGGCAGATGAACATTACCCAAATGGATGTTTTCTCGCGCCTGATGATGGACCGCATTATCTTTTTAGGCACCGCGGTTGACGACCAGGTAGCCAATATCATACAGGCGCAGCTACTGTTCCTGCAATCAACCGATGCAAAGCGCGATATCCAGATCTATATCAATTCGCCGGGTGGCTCGGTTTACGCAGGACTGGGCATTTACGATACCATGCAGTTTATCTCGCCCGATGTAGCAACCATTTGTACCGGCATGGCCGCTTCTATGGCGCAGGTTTTGCTGTGCGCCGGCACAAAAGGCAAGCGTGCGGCCCTGCCCCACTCCAGGATAATGATGCACCAGCCTTCGGGCGGGGCGCAGGGTATGGCTTCGGATATTGAGATAGCTGCCGTACAGATCGCAAAAATGAAACGGGAGCTTTACGAGATCACAGCCAAACACACCGGTCAGGATTTTGAAACCGTTCACCGCCTGTCTGACCGCGACCACTGGATGATAGCCGCCGAAGCCCTGGAGTTTGGCATGATAGATGAAATTTTGGGTGCGAGAGAGAAAATTTAG
- a CDS encoding RNA polymerase sigma factor, which produces MVQTVNREQLLMELYKSGFPAVAKYVARMGGSFEDARDVFQDTLVIYYEKASNGSLNAMDDKAYLLGIAKHLWFKKFREGNTTVSMQDEMLNLANEQEKQVSNGKVLQYLQTAGKRCMELLSAFYYDKLSMKDAAQKFGYAGERSVTVQKYKCLEKVRDTVKQQSLTYADFIE; this is translated from the coding sequence ATGGTACAAACGGTTAACAGGGAACAGTTACTGATGGAGCTTTACAAGAGCGGCTTCCCGGCTGTGGCTAAATATGTGGCACGTATGGGCGGATCGTTTGAAGATGCCAGGGATGTGTTCCAGGATACTTTGGTTATATATTACGAGAAAGCCTCCAATGGCAGCTTAAACGCAATGGATGACAAGGCTTACCTGCTGGGCATCGCAAAACATCTTTGGTTTAAAAAATTCAGGGAGGGTAATACCACCGTGTCCATGCAGGATGAGATGTTGAACCTTGCTAATGAACAGGAGAAACAGGTTTCAAACGGCAAAGTACTGCAATACCTGCAAACAGCCGGCAAACGCTGCATGGAATTGTTAAGCGCCTTTTATTATGATAAGTTGTCCATGAAAGACGCAGCCCAAAAGTTTGGTTACGCCGGCGAGCGCTCGGTTACCGTGCAGAAATACAAATGCCTGGAGAAAGTAAGGGACACCGTTAAACAACAATCATTAACGTATGCGGACTTCATTGAATAA
- a CDS encoding phosphoglucomutase/phosphomannomutase family protein → MSKIKFGTDGWRAIIADDFTVENVKRVAYATALWLKQNFEKPSAVVGCDPRFGGPMFADITTCVLASQGIKVFRAENMFISTPMISLGTVRKQASAGIIITASHNPPAYNGYKIKAFYGGPATPDDIEKVETQIPDTISLELKSVTDYVTDGLVEYVNLEDMYVEHAENSFDIPAIRDSGLQWAYDAMYGAGQNVMRRLFPDITFLHADYNPSFDGQAPEPIQRNLQEFEELIKLSEGEIASGLVTDGDADRIGLYDGDGTFVDSHHILLLLIHYMYKVKGEKGEVYSTFSCTSKIQKLCDAYGLNNTVTKIGFKYICDLIVNSGKPFMVGGEESGGIAVNGHIPERDGVWIGLMIWEFMAKSGRSLKDLVQEIYDVVGKFAVERYDLHVTEEKKQQIISNCKSGISSFGNLKVARTEDLDGFKFFFEDDTWVMIRPSGTEPVLRVYAEAPSTAESFKILDTVKADLLK, encoded by the coding sequence ATGAGCAAAATAAAATTTGGAACAGATGGCTGGAGAGCGATCATTGCCGACGACTTTACTGTTGAGAATGTAAAACGCGTAGCCTATGCTACGGCTTTATGGCTAAAACAAAACTTTGAAAAGCCCAGCGCTGTGGTTGGCTGCGACCCGCGTTTTGGAGGCCCGATGTTTGCCGATATTACTACATGCGTACTTGCATCGCAGGGGATCAAAGTTTTTCGTGCCGAAAACATGTTCATTTCAACGCCCATGATATCGCTGGGTACGGTGCGCAAACAAGCATCTGCCGGTATCATTATAACCGCCAGCCACAACCCGCCTGCTTACAACGGATACAAAATAAAAGCTTTTTACGGCGGCCCTGCCACACCCGATGATATTGAAAAGGTAGAAACGCAGATACCCGACACCATCAGTCTGGAACTAAAATCGGTTACCGATTATGTTACTGATGGCCTGGTAGAGTATGTTAACCTGGAGGATATGTATGTAGAACATGCGGAAAACAGCTTTGATATACCTGCCATCCGCGATAGCGGCCTGCAATGGGCTTACGACGCCATGTACGGCGCCGGGCAGAACGTAATGCGCCGCCTGTTTCCGGATATTACCTTTTTGCATGCCGATTACAACCCAAGCTTTGACGGACAGGCGCCCGAGCCAATACAGCGCAACCTGCAGGAGTTTGAGGAGTTGATAAAACTATCCGAGGGCGAAATTGCATCAGGCCTGGTTACCGACGGCGATGCCGACCGCATTGGTTTGTACGATGGTGACGGCACGTTTGTAGATTCGCACCATATATTGCTGTTGCTGATACATTATATGTATAAGGTGAAAGGCGAAAAAGGCGAGGTTTACTCAACCTTCTCGTGTACCAGCAAAATTCAGAAACTTTGTGATGCCTACGGCCTGAATAATACGGTTACTAAAATTGGCTTTAAATACATTTGCGACCTGATAGTGAACAGCGGTAAACCATTTATGGTTGGGGGCGAAGAATCGGGCGGTATAGCGGTAAACGGCCACATCCCCGAGCGCGATGGCGTTTGGATAGGATTGATGATATGGGAGTTTATGGCAAAGAGCGGCCGCAGCTTAAAAGACCTTGTACAGGAAATTTACGACGTAGTAGGCAAATTTGCTGTTGAGCGTTACGACCTGCATGTTACCGAAGAAAAGAAACAGCAGATCATCAGTAACTGTAAAAGCGGTATCAGCAGCTTTGGCAACCTCAAAGTTGCCCGCACCGAAGACCTGGACGGCTTTAAATTCTTTTTTGAGGACGATACCTGGGTAATGATCCGCCCATCGGGCACCGAGCCTGTGCTGCGTGTGTATGCCGAGGCCCCATCCACCGCCGAATCATTCAAGATCCTGGATACAGTAAAGGCGGATCTTTTAAAATAG
- a CDS encoding aspartate kinase — MKVLKFGGTSVGSAARMHKLLDIINPGERQIVVLSAMSGTTNNLVEIGQAYLNNDKAKAANLIAILKEKYEGVIKELLTKPETYEQGKEVIDYHFRLLSSFANDLFTPIEDKVILAQGELLSTTLYHIYLKEIGVPSVLLPALEFMKTDEDNEPVVDHITTELTPLLDKHPDVNLFITQGFICRNAFGEIDNLRRGGSDYTASLIGAGIRSEEVQIWTDIDGMHNNDPRIVSNTKPIAQLSFDEAAELAYFGAKILHPQSVFPAQKYKIPVRLLNTMDPQAPGTLITNTSEKDRIKSIAAKDSITAIKIQSSRMLLAHGFLRRVFEVFERYRTSIDMITTSEVAVSLTIDDTTYLGEITAELAAFGSVDIDVNHTIICVVGDFGAEKHGYAARVLEAVKHIPVRMISYGGSDHNMSLLVKTEDKVEVLRSLHSRLF, encoded by the coding sequence ATGAAAGTTTTAAAATTTGGCGGAACATCGGTAGGCAGCGCCGCCCGCATGCATAAGCTGCTGGATATAATAAACCCCGGGGAGCGGCAAATAGTGGTACTTTCGGCCATGTCGGGCACTACCAATAATTTAGTTGAAATAGGGCAGGCATACCTTAATAACGATAAGGCAAAGGCAGCCAATTTAATTGCCATATTAAAAGAAAAGTACGAGGGCGTTATTAAGGAGCTTTTAACAAAGCCCGAAACCTACGAACAGGGTAAGGAGGTTATTGATTACCACTTTAGGCTGTTAAGCAGCTTTGCCAACGATTTATTTACGCCGATAGAAGATAAAGTTATTTTAGCGCAGGGCGAATTACTGTCAACCACGCTGTATCACATTTACCTTAAAGAGATTGGCGTGCCATCGGTTTTATTACCCGCGCTTGAGTTTATGAAGACCGACGAGGATAACGAGCCGGTTGTTGACCATATTACTACAGAGCTTACCCCGTTGCTTGATAAGCACCCGGATGTGAACTTGTTTATTACCCAAGGATTTATTTGCCGTAATGCCTTTGGCGAGATTGATAACCTGCGCCGCGGCGGCAGCGATTACACGGCATCGCTAATAGGTGCAGGCATCCGCAGCGAGGAAGTGCAGATATGGACCGATATTGACGGTATGCACAACAACGACCCGCGCATTGTAAGCAATACCAAACCCATCGCCCAGCTATCGTTTGACGAAGCTGCCGAACTTGCTTATTTTGGCGCGAAGATATTGCACCCGCAAAGCGTTTTCCCGGCACAAAAGTATAAGATCCCCGTTCGCCTGTTAAATACTATGGACCCGCAGGCGCCAGGTACGTTAATTACCAATACCAGCGAAAAGGACAGGATAAAATCTATTGCGGCCAAGGATAGCATTACCGCTATAAAGATACAAAGCAGCCGCATGCTGCTGGCGCATGGCTTTTTACGCCGGGTGTTTGAGGTGTTCGAGCGTTACCGCACCTCGATAGATATGATCACCACATCAGAGGTGGCGGTATCATTAACTATTGATGATACCACTTACCTGGGCGAGATAACTGCCGAACTGGCTGCGTTTGGGTCGGTTGATATCGACGTAAACCATACCATTATATGTGTAGTGGGTGATTTTGGGGCCGAAAAGCATGGCTATGCGGCGCGTGTGCTGGAAGCCGTAAAGCATATCCCGGTAAGGATGATATCCTATGGGGGCAGCGACCACAATATGAGTTTACTGGTAAAAACAGAAGATAAGGTAGAAGTGCTGAGAAGCCTGCATAGCAGGTTGTTTTAA
- the lysA gene encoding diaminopimelate decarboxylase encodes MFNNNTIHRFNELETPFYYYDLDVLRNTLDACRDASSKYGFHVHYAMKANFNPKVVDMIQSFGFGADCVSGNEVKSAIAHGFDKGKVVFAGVGKSDKEINAALDADIFCFNVESIQELEIINDLAKAKDKVAGIAIRINPNVDAHTHHFITTGLDENKFGINTWQLNDVAETLRNCANLKFLGIHFHIGSQITDMEVYRSLCLRINEMQDWFEDHGFPVKVLNTGGGLGVDYYNPDTNGIADFESYFKVFSKFLHVKPGQEVHFELGRAMVAQSASLISRVLYVKNGQKKNFLILDAGMTELMRPMLYQAYHAIENLTQESRIKNQDKSEIENPKSEIKYDVVGPICESTDCFRKDVDLPQSYRGDLIAIRTAGAYGEVMASNYNLRDQVQSVYSE; translated from the coding sequence ATGTTCAATAACAATACAATACATCGCTTTAACGAACTGGAAACACCATTTTATTATTACGATCTGGATGTTTTGCGTAATACGCTTGATGCCTGCAGGGATGCATCGTCAAAATATGGGTTTCATGTACATTACGCCATGAAGGCTAACTTTAACCCAAAAGTGGTGGATATGATCCAGTCGTTTGGGTTTGGGGCCGATTGCGTAAGCGGCAACGAGGTAAAGTCAGCAATTGCGCATGGCTTTGATAAAGGCAAGGTGGTTTTTGCCGGGGTGGGTAAATCTGATAAGGAAATAAACGCCGCGCTTGATGCCGATATCTTTTGTTTCAATGTGGAGTCTATCCAGGAACTGGAGATTATTAATGATCTGGCTAAAGCAAAAGATAAAGTTGCGGGCATCGCTATCCGTATAAACCCTAACGTCGACGCGCATACGCATCATTTTATCACTACCGGGCTCGACGAGAACAAGTTCGGTATCAACACCTGGCAGCTAAATGATGTAGCCGAAACGCTGCGCAATTGTGCCAACCTTAAATTTTTAGGTATCCATTTTCACATCGGTTCGCAAATTACCGATATGGAGGTTTACCGCAGTCTTTGCCTCCGCATCAACGAAATGCAGGACTGGTTTGAAGACCACGGCTTTCCCGTTAAGGTGTTAAATACCGGCGGCGGCCTTGGGGTTGACTATTACAACCCCGATACCAATGGCATTGCCGATTTTGAAAGCTATTTTAAAGTGTTCAGCAAATTTCTGCATGTTAAACCCGGGCAGGAGGTACATTTTGAGCTTGGCCGGGCCATGGTTGCGCAATCAGCTTCGCTGATATCAAGAGTGCTGTATGTGAAGAACGGTCAGAAAAAGAACTTCCTGATACTGGATGCCGGCATGACGGAATTGATGCGCCCCATGCTTTACCAGGCTTACCATGCTATTGAGAACTTGACACAAGAGTCGAGAATCAAGAATCAAGATAAATCCGAAATCGAAAATCCGAAATCCGAAATAAAATATGATGTTGTAGGCCCTATCTGCGAAAGCACCGACTGTTTCCGTAAGGATGTAGATCTGCCGCAATCGTACCGCGGCGACCTGATCGCTATCCGCACGGCAGGCGCTTACGGCGAGGTAATGGCATCAAACTATAACCTGCGCGACCAGGTACAATCGGTTTACTCTGAATAA
- a CDS encoding GAF domain-containing protein: MNHTEQQRLTAVERFKQLDTTISNDLNDIVALVAEICGTPVALVTLIDNDMQWFKASVGTDVECTPRSVSFCDTTIMKQGLNIFEDLQAHPQHCNNPLVTGEPYVRFYAGAPLITKDGCAIGSLCVIDMQPRQLNAQQQKALQVMAKQVVNLMELNWSLSNLAHQRQKELQHAAAIAESELKLKAIFDSSNDTHLLVDRNYDILAFNKSAATFIKTVYRRKVALGDSLLDFTEPSKLNQFKKYFNIALSGRSIKREWMLMPGTEHACWKITNFIPVKNSAGEVIGVALNSTDITHHKKQEDYINIQNEALNRIAIIQSHELRRPVASLLGIMDLIKMEKVYFNYFDMMELTINELDEKIRGIVKDSENTLHSRHLAVVA, encoded by the coding sequence ATGAACCATACCGAGCAACAACGCCTTACAGCCGTAGAAAGGTTTAAGCAACTTGACACAACAATTAGCAACGACCTGAATGATATAGTTGCCCTGGTTGCAGAAATTTGCGGTACGCCTGTGGCGCTGGTAACCTTGATCGATAATGATATGCAATGGTTTAAGGCCTCGGTTGGTACGGATGTAGAATGTACACCCAGAAGTGTATCCTTTTGTGATACTACTATTATGAAACAGGGGCTGAATATATTTGAAGACCTGCAGGCCCACCCGCAGCATTGCAACAACCCCCTGGTTACCGGCGAACCTTACGTGCGCTTTTATGCCGGCGCGCCTTTAATAACCAAGGATGGCTGTGCCATAGGTAGTTTGTGTGTGATAGATATGCAGCCCCGCCAATTAAACGCGCAGCAGCAAAAGGCGCTGCAGGTAATGGCAAAACAGGTGGTGAATTTAATGGAGCTTAACTGGAGCCTGAGCAACCTTGCCCACCAACGCCAAAAAGAGCTGCAGCATGCGGCGGCCATAGCCGAATCGGAGTTGAAGCTGAAGGCGATATTCGATAGTTCAAATGATACGCACCTGCTGGTTGACCGTAATTACGATATACTGGCCTTTAATAAATCGGCCGCTACTTTTATTAAAACCGTGTACCGCCGCAAGGTAGCACTTGGCGATTCCCTTCTTGATTTTACTGAACCATCCAAACTAAACCAGTTTAAAAAATACTTTAACATAGCCCTCTCGGGGCGGTCTATAAAACGTGAGTGGATGCTGATGCCGGGTACAGAACACGCCTGCTGGAAGATCACCAATTTTATCCCGGTTAAAAACAGCGCCGGCGAGGTAATAGGGGTAGCGCTTAACTCTACAGATATTACACACCATAAAAAGCAGGAAGACTATATTAACATACAAAACGAGGCGCTTAACCGTATTGCTATTATTCAGTCGCACGAGCTGCGCCGCCCGGTGGCATCGCTTTTAGGTATAATGGACCTGATCAAAATGGAGAAAGTATATTTCAACTATTTTGATATGATGGAACTTACCATTAACGAACTGGACGAAAAGATACGCGGGATTGTTAAAGACTCTGAAAACACCCTGCACAGCCGCCACCTGGCGGTGGTAGCCTGA
- a CDS encoding cold-shock protein → MQKEGTVKFFNETKGFGFITPDGGGADVFVHSTGLIDEIRENDKVEFEVENGRKGLNAVNVKVV, encoded by the coding sequence ATGCAAAAAGAAGGAACAGTAAAATTTTTCAATGAAACAAAAGGTTTTGGTTTTATTACCCCTGATGGTGGTGGTGCCGACGTATTTGTTCATTCAACAGGTCTGATTGACGAAATTCGTGAAAACGATAAAGTTGAGTTCGAAGTAGAAAACGGAAGAAAAGGCTTAAACGCAGTAAACGTAAAAGTTGTTTAA
- a CDS encoding YtxH domain-containing protein, whose amino-acid sequence MKDQAKIIAALLVGAAAGAALGLLLAPEKGEELRGDIADYVNDLVDKAKNKAQTTADSVKEYASNTVDSVKSKFSGAVSDAEDAYGDAKSKASSYAENGADAAKSKVKSTANDWNNSIQNA is encoded by the coding sequence ATGAAAGATCAAGCAAAAATTATAGCAGCACTTTTAGTGGGTGCTGCCGCGGGCGCCGCTTTAGGATTATTACTGGCCCCCGAAAAAGGTGAAGAGTTAAGAGGCGATATTGCTGATTATGTTAACGACCTTGTTGACAAAGCAAAAAACAAAGCGCAAACAACCGCAGATAGCGTAAAAGAGTACGCCAGCAATACAGTTGATTCTGTAAAATCGAAATTCTCGGGTGCTGTAAGTGATGCCGAAGATGCTTATGGCGATGCGAAATCGAAAGCAAGCAGCTACGCTGAAAACGGTGCTGATGCCGCAAAATCAAAAGTAAAAAGTACCGCAAACGACTGGAACAACTCTATCCAGAACGCGTAA
- a CDS encoding M1 family metallopeptidase yields MLKKLLLTAACSIGLLQLQAQSLYVPRDIQKAYDKGTRSHDGKPGPNYWQNHARYNISITAAPPLSTVKGTETITYINNSPDTLKQLNMKLILNIHRPGAARMGNTGPDYLTSGIQIDTFLIDGQKKNWNNDQASATNQGVGLKKPLMPHDSVQMKIVWHFDATKQSGREGQIDSTSYYLAYFYPRVSVYDDYNGWDRLTFTDAQEFYNDFNDYTLNVTVPKNFIVWATGTLQNPTQVLQKEYADRLQRSMTSDSTIHVATIDEVTGNKVTAQNNMNTWTWTSTNISDVAVGLSNHYIWDAGSVIVDQSTGRRASMQAAYSVKGTDFKQSVQFGRNALGWFSHNWPGVPYPFPKMTAFQGFADMEYPMMVNDSQMGDPGFAQLVQDHEIAHTWFPFYMGINETRYAFMDEGWATTLEYLIGTAEKGKAKADAFYKQFRINGWINNRSSNQDIPVITQTSELTTGYGNNAYGKPSLSYLALKDMLGDDLFKKALHGYMDRWHGKHPIPWDYFNSMSNVSGRNLNWFFNNWFFTNNYNDLAVKNVVTGKDGYTFTVANIGGFAIPFDVVLTYTDGTTKTVHQTPAVWEKNQKQTLVTFKSVRGKSLKSITLDNGIYMDADMSNNTWAPAAKK; encoded by the coding sequence ATGTTAAAAAAATTACTGTTAACTGCCGCTTGCAGCATAGGGCTGCTGCAATTGCAGGCACAAAGCCTTTACGTACCCCGCGACATCCAAAAAGCGTATGATAAAGGTACCCGCAGCCACGATGGTAAGCCCGGGCCAAACTACTGGCAAAACCATGCCCGATACAATATCTCTATTACCGCCGCGCCCCCGCTTAGCACAGTAAAGGGCACCGAAACCATTACTTATATTAACAACAGCCCTGATACGTTAAAGCAGCTTAACATGAAGCTGATCTTAAACATTCACCGCCCCGGCGCCGCCCGTATGGGCAATACCGGGCCTGATTATTTAACATCGGGTATACAGATAGATACTTTTTTAATTGACGGGCAAAAAAAGAACTGGAACAACGACCAGGCATCGGCAACAAACCAGGGTGTTGGCCTTAAAAAGCCGCTGATGCCGCACGACTCGGTCCAGATGAAAATTGTTTGGCACTTTGACGCAACGAAACAAAGCGGCCGCGAAGGGCAGATAGATTCTACCAGCTATTACCTGGCTTATTTTTATCCCCGCGTATCGGTTTACGACGATTACAACGGGTGGGACCGCCTTACCTTTACCGATGCCCAGGAGTTTTATAACGACTTTAACGATTATACCCTAAACGTAACCGTACCAAAAAACTTTATTGTTTGGGCTACCGGAACGCTGCAAAACCCAACACAGGTGCTGCAAAAAGAATATGCCGACCGCCTGCAACGATCAATGACCAGCGACAGCACTATACACGTGGCTACCATTGACGAAGTTACCGGCAACAAGGTTACCGCGCAAAATAATATGAACACCTGGACATGGACATCAACCAACATCAGTGATGTTGCCGTGGGTCTAAGCAACCATTATATATGGGATGCGGGCAGCGTTATTGTTGACCAAAGCACCGGCAGGCGTGCAAGCATGCAGGCCGCCTATTCTGTTAAGGGTACCGATTTTAAACAATCTGTACAATTTGGCCGCAACGCCTTAGGCTGGTTTAGCCATAACTGGCCGGGCGTACCTTACCCCTTCCCTAAGATGACAGCCTTTCAGGGCTTTGCCGATATGGAATACCCCATGATGGTTAACGATAGCCAAATGGGCGACCCGGGTTTTGCGCAACTGGTACAGGACCACGAAATAGCGCACACCTGGTTTCCGTTTTACATGGGCATTAACGAAACCCGCTACGCCTTTATGGACGAAGGCTGGGCAACTACATTAGAGTACCTGATAGGCACTGCCGAAAAAGGCAAGGCAAAGGCCGATGCTTTTTACAAACAATTCCGTATTAACGGGTGGATAAATAACCGCTCGAGCAACCAGGACATCCCGGTTATTACCCAAACCAGCGAACTAACAACAGGTTATGGTAATAACGCTTACGGCAAGCCATCATTAAGCTATTTGGCTTTAAAAGATATGCTTGGCGATGACCTGTTCAAGAAAGCGCTGCACGGCTATATGGACCGCTGGCATGGCAAGCACCCTATCCCATGGGATTATTTTAACTCGATGAGCAACGTATCGGGCCGCAACCTGAACTGGTTCTTCAACAACTGGTTTTTCACCAACAACTACAACGACCTTGCCGTTAAAAACGTAGTTACCGGTAAAGATGGTTATACCTTTACAGTAGCCAACATTGGCGGCTTTGCAATCCCGTTTGATGTGGTTTTAACCTATACCGACGGCACCACCAAAACCGTACACCAAACCCCTGCCGTTTGGGAAAAAAATCAGAAGCAAACGCTGGTGACTTTCAAATCTGTACGGGGCAAGAGCTTAAAATCTATCACGCTCGACAACGGTATTTATATGGATGCCGACATGAGCAACAATACATGGGCACCAGCCGCAAAAAAATAA
- a CDS encoding DUF892 family protein: MEPINSPAPDAAFLKLIFLHHLTRIYNGKRFLHQHTANLTAMASFKGLELAIDEFSEDVKRQISRMEEIYKLLGETPSPEVCNPIKSIVKDEFCLDETQNIPLLNDLDVMLYIQILEHINITSYRMLIMIAKMLKYDEVKQLLTENFDESADNDKLFTLIAKEYITG, encoded by the coding sequence ATGGAACCCATTAATTCCCCAGCCCCCGACGCAGCTTTTTTAAAGCTGATATTTCTACATCATTTAACACGCATTTACAACGGCAAACGTTTTTTACACCAGCATACGGCCAATCTTACGGCCATGGCATCATTTAAAGGGCTGGAACTTGCCATAGACGAGTTTAGCGAGGATGTTAAAAGGCAGATAAGCCGGATGGAGGAGATATACAAGCTGTTGGGCGAGACGCCCTCGCCGGAGGTTTGCAACCCGATAAAATCAATTGTAAAAGATGAGTTTTGCCTTGATGAAACGCAAAACATACCGCTGCTTAATGACCTTGACGTAATGCTTTATATCCAGATACTGGAGCACATCAACATTACATCATACCGCATGCTTATTATGATTGCCAAGATGTTGAAGTATGACGAGGTGAAGCAGCTGCTGACGGAGAATTTTGATGAATCGGCAGATAATGATAAGCTATTTACGCTGATAGCTAAGGAATATATTACCGGCTAA
- a CDS encoding DUF2027 domain-containing protein gives MRYKLGDFVRFVDEKLEGYVTNIIDEQMIGVTVEDDFEIPVLAGKVTYVHGHGAASHDEEYIPEVKPTGEFKSKGIHVAVVADAKANALVHLYMVNETSYQLLASLTTQRQKDYKGEFAGIIEPNGVAKVYSAKLSELQLWPKFIFQVIFFTKQNQPAVEPLNVSEQFKAKDFSGAKKLVPYIKQQGWMIQLDEPELIIDAEKLKESFFKPAEEKQQTVAKPVAELDLHIEKLRDDYQFLSSSEILNIQTDHFKKALDAAIVHQMPDITFIHGTGNGILKHELHKLLSKHPKVQTFMDARKEKFGYGATKVILK, from the coding sequence ATGAGATATAAATTAGGCGATTTTGTACGCTTTGTTGACGAAAAGCTGGAAGGGTATGTAACCAATATTATTGACGAACAGATGATTGGCGTTACTGTTGAGGACGATTTTGAGATACCCGTATTGGCCGGCAAGGTTACGTATGTGCACGGCCACGGTGCCGCAAGTCATGATGAAGAGTACATTCCCGAGGTAAAGCCAACCGGCGAGTTTAAAAGTAAAGGTATACATGTTGCCGTGGTTGCCGACGCAAAGGCAAACGCGCTTGTGCATTTATATATGGTAAACGAAACATCGTACCAGCTACTGGCATCGCTTACCACGCAGCGGCAAAAGGATTATAAGGGCGAGTTTGCCGGTATTATTGAACCTAATGGTGTTGCAAAAGTTTATTCGGCCAAATTATCTGAACTGCAGCTGTGGCCAAAGTTTATATTCCAGGTGATATTTTTTACAAAGCAGAACCAGCCGGCGGTTGAGCCGCTTAATGTAAGCGAGCAATTTAAAGCCAAGGATTTTTCGGGCGCTAAAAAGTTGGTGCCTTATATAAAACAGCAGGGCTGGATGATACAGCTTGACGAACCCGAACTGATCATTGATGCTGAAAAGCTAAAGGAAAGCTTTTTTAAACCCGCCGAAGAAAAGCAGCAAACCGTTGCCAAACCAGTTGCCGAGCTTGACCTGCATATTGAGAAACTGCGCGACGATTACCAGTTTTTAAGCAGCAGCGAGATATTGAACATACAAACCGATCATTTTAAGAAAGCGCTTGATGCCGCAATTGTGCATCAAATGCCCGATATCACCTTTATCCATGGCACCGGCAACGGTATATTAAAGCACGAACTGCATAAGCTATTAAGCAAGCATCCTAAAGTTCAAACCTTTATGGATGCCCGTAAAGAGAAGTTTGGGTATGGGGCCACTAAGGTGATCTTAAAATAG
- a CDS encoding rhodanese-like domain-containing protein: MKKRLLIILLGLFTIPVCSLYAQTYAKPLTLPGADNPWLNSQLIEPAALANIMMANGAHQPVILNIGVVDDIKGATHIGPVGNNKNLAILKAKLSATPKNQMVVFYCGCCPFAKCPNIRPAFAELTKLGFTNIKLLNLPVNLKTNWIDKNYPVESK; the protein is encoded by the coding sequence ATGAAAAAACGCCTTCTGATAATACTTTTGGGTTTATTTACCATACCGGTTTGCAGCCTGTATGCCCAAACCTACGCCAAACCATTGACGCTGCCAGGCGCGGATAACCCATGGCTTAACAGCCAGTTGATTGAACCTGCTGCCTTGGCAAATATTATGATGGCTAATGGCGCCCATCAGCCTGTTATATTGAACATTGGGGTTGTTGACGATATCAAAGGAGCCACGCATATAGGGCCGGTTGGCAATAACAAAAACTTAGCAATATTGAAAGCAAAGCTTTCGGCCACTCCAAAAAACCAAATGGTGGTTTTTTACTGCGGATGCTGCCCGTTTGCAAAATGCCCTAACATAAGGCCGGCCTTTGCCGAGTTGACCAAACTGGGATTTACCAATATTAAATTATTAAACCTGCCGGTAAATTTAAAAACAAACTGGATCGACAAAAATTATCCTGTCGAATCAAAGTGA